From the genome of Nicotiana sylvestris chromosome 2, ASM39365v2, whole genome shotgun sequence, one region includes:
- the LOC138885685 gene encoding uncharacterized protein — MGRIEDEECIQVQIWYSGRVKGKNGVGILVDRELRESVVEVRRVKDRLIAIKLVVGGSTLNVVSAYAPQAGLGEEVKRCFWEGLDEVVWGIPSTEKLFIGGDFNGHIGSSPEGYEEVHGVFSFGDRNGGGTSLLDFTRGFELVIANSSFPKREEHLVTFRSMMAMT; from the coding sequence ATGGGTAGGATCGAAGATGAGGAATGCATACAGGTTCAAATATGGTACTCCGGACGCGTGAAAGGCAAGAACGGAGTGGGTATTTTGGTGGATAGGGAGCTCAGGGAGTCAGTGGTTGAGGTTAGGAGGGTTAAAGACAGATTGATAGCGATTAAGTTAGTAGTTGGAGGGAGCACTCTGAATGTAGTTAGTGCGTACGCGCCGCAAGCGGGCTTGGGCGAGGAGGTTAAGAGGTGCTtctgggaggggttggatgaggtGGTGTGGGGTATTCCGTCAACGGAGAAGTTATttataggaggggatttcaatggtcatattgggtcatcgCCTGAGGGTTATGAAGAGGTGCACGGTGTCTTCAGCTTTGGGGATAGGAATGGAGGTGGTACTTCTCTATTGGATTTCACTAGGGGTTTTGAGTTGGTGATCGCGAACTCTAGTTTTCCGAAGagggaggagcatttggttacttttcgGAGTATGATGGCTATGACCTAG